Proteins encoded together in one Cardiocondyla obscurior isolate alpha-2009 linkage group LG07, Cobs3.1, whole genome shotgun sequence window:
- the Osp gene encoding protein outspread isoform X3, protein MSGGTAGGVRGTGAECRKFAPNIFNKSKCSSCFKQKEEHSAEALECNRATRKISKCGYLFVAPGWDFSNPLNRTKRWQRRWFVLYDDGELTYSVDEHPETVPQARIDMTRVLEVAAAEDVTGHPYSLAVTSPEGVTFVKGTCREETRWWTDVLQVYSRNKGRHKRNATFPGGQTTILQVTPTIRSNTPNPPRPRFNSCRSEPRSTGWIPEAGTSDLCSSVFSSTPSLVTTSVITATSSGVLTNGNTESISEIRSSLSSLRTLENGTTGSYPTTSTSTLNGNVCSTVYSTSTSSVPTATTTTTTANSIVLLADKPPMVPNDARSTGYRDQPASSASPPTRDKLRAEDKARRRMNQQGERTSGIIDTAGPATGEKLDDDACRRILLEHEREREGKLRDIAASLTQPRVRRIKPRTSEPTRDVVDAVNAAHQDKLIRGDPDGCGLDISGIRYSPTSELRVDLPAEDLLNIKKGWLMKQGLNKEWNKHWFVLRGCGLMYYRDPCAEDKGIMDGVIDLNTVTAVTPLQVARNYGFQTVAWDDRGSTVLSAVTAGIRSSWMSAIRRAANLPDPDNNVDSLTVCPDAQQETNPQSPTTSITDRERDSVVPSTSITPRSVLFSSDEEYRTASEGGRRESGDWSEMPVSPPLVRNDDWPITLKGSSWSDAANYEWSELPPSPPLTRTALSRVKARSRSSSRSRVYKRSRSSPPSSRRSTLDSVRSEDLMMACCELGEDEEQNNGHLQNNSCLSSTNDSPLIVELLENQVSLLRDQLDQNQSHPSTLLVIVERQENEIESLKSQLNAARTDVANAEKELSRLRQQKAEASIREKQVEELLNTIQRTEQQRNKDLDDLEKMKKVYNREKEVLECKLLETEAILRETTERCEILTNELTSSHRNVEHLQAETAAFSDRLSQGIEENERLYNRVRELEEKHGLSASRERGRSFDSLSDLTNIELDLDLTALDKERVMEEYDELRSRFEKAVMEIRAMRKELREAHATQDVLELEIFAHKQDAANVNDTNQAQIQLMAARIQDLTNKLAASEKQIRTLKQKLTKAESRDKRRSLSLKGRESFHISQEVEDKLLDLENKICAIERGKSINAPISTPVSGNSSKESSPNPKKEKRREGKNLDRARLRRKSLDSATSSEPMKVLIRLSTLETKVASVAETLISDAEKDSSECSEISGSSEVSLEVLARLKKLERVVLKSKRRLEKCLGSTQAEDKAEKCLREVNEILDSCLECKKNQASAQITESVGVVVSRLETILKDKLSELTKRRQLLAQEGRLDEREKMKLVAERIAFESVILRQIKCALNRTTDKSAVLSELVETSQLASSLKRKIHGTKPKTYQKTNYIQYLTKVLASKLVLIGHSSVSTETPKEINAARSESLNFLLQKQREINEIMRKYKDAKLRQLAESLAAETLSLSEQEDLAGKQISSSNKKLLEDRRIREAWALAQETVSKELVQAEVSHVIMRYGQMYEQSVTSITDICLSFDNADNIKLESWVDAAQARLRQEMEVSIHELSEAYEDCLRTMKKNKSTTLDSKHESRQLLTDYADIIAHKALIDSRIALLQETTRQTSTTLSSETFVSSLIRNEEILSYLANDGYEGYDFQSNPILDTEYSYLYQRLTKECEDAISGRRESKEQLKNVSQSLFHLEENLAELSKCIRDKTGMKIDSIVWPKSTSGVTDWSSVCEKCLHLREQIRKLSDYMNNMSCQTCGQLQETIQKITNEHNQELETLKRNQERDLMDIKGELDNQRQSLTTQYEQEAASLRERARKLEHRLNAMDSEHSAHVNELRAAYQRSISAELDTDAETRKRYKEEIKQLRALCEKGLLAMENSHRRIIAEMEEKHRQELENLRVEKEQALSEETQATLAALDAMRKAHEHEVQKEIAKFKQEFIKQMQAREDIGVLHKEHEEEMEEIKQEILSLSAKYSSKCVESAALEEKVGNLSKQLAQAQQHIMQLDARNKQLRAHLVLETNDSGINDTIQILRGRDNELTEPKEEMHRLQQQFKS, encoded by the exons CCCGAAACGGTGCCTCAGGCGAGGATCGACATGACCCGCGTTCTGGAAGTGGCCGCAGCCGAGGACGTCACCGGGCACCCCTACAGCCTCGCCGTTACTTCACCCGAGGGTGTGACCTTCGTTAAAGGGACGTGTCGCGAGGAGACCAGGTGGTGGACGGACGTTCTCCAAGTGTATTCACGAAATAAG GGTCGGCACAAGCGAAATGCAACCTTTCCCGGTGGCCAGACGACGATCCTCCAGGTTACGCCGACGATCCGAA GTAACACGCCGAACCCGCCCCGGCCACGCTTCAATAGCTGCCGATCGGAGCCGCGCAGCACCGGCTGGATCCCGGAAGCCGGCACCTCGGATCTGTGCTCGTCCGTGTTCTCGTCCACGCCGTCCTTGGTGACGACCAGCGTCATTACCGCCACCAGCAGCGGCGTGCTGACAAATGGCAACACTGAGAGCATCTCCGAGATCAGGAGCAGCCTGTCGTCTTTGCGAACCCTCGAGAACGGCACTACCGGAAGTTACCCGACCACGTCTACATCGACGTTGAACGGCAATGTTTGCAGCACAGTCTACTCGACCTCCACGTCGTCTGTGccaacggcgacgacgacgacgacgacggcgaatAGCATCGTCCTGCTAGCCGACAAGCCACCGATGGTCCCCAACGATGCGCGATCGACAGGCTATCGGGATCAACCCGCCAGCAGCGCTTCTCCACCGACCCGGGACAAGCTCCGCGCCGAGGACAAAGCCAGACGCAGGATGAACCAGCAGGGCGAACGGACCAGCGGCATCATCGACACGGCTGGTCCGGCCACCGGCGAGAAACTAG ATGACGATGCGTGCCGGAGGATACTTCTGGAGCACGAGcgggaaagagaaggaaagttACGAGATATCGCAGCTTCGTTAACGCAACCGCGAGTGCGAAGAATTAAGCCGAGGACTTCGGAGCCGACCAGAGACGTCGTAGACGCAGTCAATGCAGCTCATCAGGATAAACTT ATCAGAGGCGATCCCGATGGCTGCGGCTTAGATATCTCCGGTATCAGGTATTCACCTACTTCCGAGCTGAGGGTCGACTTACCGGCAGAAGACTTGCTGAACATCAAAAAGGGATGGTTGATGAAGCAGGGCTTAAACAAG GAATGGAACAAGCATTGGTTTGTTCTGAGAGGCTGCGGTTTAATGTACTATAGGGATCCCTGCGCGGAGGATAAGGGCATCATGGATGGCGTTATAGACCTCAATACTGTCACGGCGGTCACGCCTCTTCAGGTTGCACGAAATTACGGATTCCAGACTGTC GCTTGGGATGACAGAGGTAGCACGGTGCTGTCTGCGGTGACAGCCGGTATTAGGTCCAGTTGGATGTCGGCCATCAGAAGAGCGGCCAATCTGCCTGATCCTGATAATAATGTGGATTCTCTTACCGTTTGCCCGGATGCTCAACAAGAAACGAATCCACAGTCGCCTACCAC ATCTATTACGGATCGTGAAAGAGACTCCGTCGTTCCGTCGACGTCCATCACGCCCAGATCAGTTCTGTTCTCGTCTGACGAAGAGTACAGAACAGCTTCTGAGGGTGGACGAAGAGAATCTGGCGACTGGTCAGAGATGCCGGTATCTCCGCCGTTAGTGAGGAACGATGATTGGCCTATAACGCTGAAGGGTTCAAGCTGGTCAGATGCGGCTAACTATGAATGGTCGGAATTGCCACCGTCGCCACCGTTAACGAGAACCGCGTTATCTAGAGTAAAAGCTCGGTCCAGATCGAGCTCCAGATCGAGAGTCTACAAGAGAAGTCGAAGTTCTCCACCGAGCTCGCGAAGGAGCACTCTGGACAGTGTGAGATCGGAAGATCTCATGATGGCTTGCTGCGAGCTCGGCGAAGATGAGGAGCAGAATAATGGCCATCTACAGAACAACAGCTGTCTCTCGAGTACTAACGACAGCCCTCTTATCGTTGAGCTTTTGGAGAATCAAGTGTCGCTTTTACGCGACCAACTAGATCAGAATCAGTCGCATCCGAGTACGTTACTAGTCATTGTCGAGCGTCAGGAGAACGAAATCGAGAGCTTGAAATCGCAGTTGAATGCGGCGCGAACGGACGTCGCAAATGCAGAAAAGGAGCTATCTAGGCTCCGACAGCAAAAAGCAGAAGCATCCATTAGGGAGAAACAAGTGGAAGAATTGTTGAATACAATACAAAGGACGGAGCagcaaagaaataaagatttagATGATTTggagaaaatgaaaaaagtgTACAACAGGGAGAAAGAAGTCTTGGAATGTAAGTTACTTGAAACAGAGGCTATTCTAAGAGAAACGACAGAAAGGTGCGAAATCCTTACAAACGAATTAACGTCGAGTCATCGAAATGTCGAACATCTGCAAGCGGAAACTGCAGCCTTCAGTGACAGATTGTCGCAAG gTATTGAAGAAAATGAAAGGCTTTACAACAGAGTAAGAGAATTGGAAGAAAAGCATGGACTTTCAGCTTCGAGAGAACGTGGACGAAGCTTTGATTCGCTTAGCGACTTGACTAACATTGAATTGGATTTAGATTTAACTGCATTAGACAAGGAAAG agTCATGGAGGAATACGACGAATTACGAAGTCGTTTCGAGAAAGCTGTTATGGAGATTCGAGCCATGAGGAAAGAGCTGCGAGAGGCTCACGCGACACAAGATGTTTTGGAGTTAGAAATTTTTGCTCACAAACAAGACGCAGCTAATGTCAACGATACGAATCAAGCACAGATTCAATTAATGGCGGCGAGAATTCAGGACTTAACTAACAAGTTAGCTGCGAGCGAAAAACAAATTAGAACATTGAAgcaaaaattaacaaaagcCGAGAGCAGAGATAAGAGaagatctctctctcttaaaGGAAGAGAATCTTTTCATATTTCTCAGGAGGTGGAAGACAAACTATTGGatctagaaaataaaatctgcgCTATAGAGAGAGGCAAAAGTATCAACGCTCCTATTTCGACTCCTGTTTCTGGTAATAGCTCGAAAGAATCGAGTCCTAAtccgaaaaaagaaaagagaagagaaggcAAGAATTTGGATCGGGCTAGATTACGAAGAAAATCTTTAGACAGCGCTACGAGCTCTGAACCAATGAAAGTATTGATTAGACTAAGTACTTTGGAAACAAAAGTAGCGAGCGTTGCGGAGACCCTGATCAGTGACGCGGAAAAGGATTCCAGTGAATGTAGCGAAATCAGCGGGTCTTCCGAGGTATCATTGGAAGTTTTGGCAAGGCTGAAAAAACTAGAGAGAGTAGTATTGAAGTCAAAAAGACGATTGGAGAAATGTCTCGGATCGACGCAGGCGGAGGATAAAGCCGAAAAATGTTTGCGCGAAGTGAATGAAATATTAGATTCGTGCTTAGAATGTAAGAAGAACCAGGCTAGCGCTCAAATCACCGAGTCAGTAGGAGTAGTCGTATCTAGGTTAGAAACTATACTTAAGGATAAACTGAGCGAACTCACAAAGAGACGGCAGTTGCTGGCGCAAGAAGGTCGGctcgacgagagagaaaaaatgaaaCTCGTCGCCGAAAGAATAGCCTTCGAATCTGTGATCCTGCGGCAGATAAAATGCGCGTTGAATCGCACAACGGACAAGAGTGCCGTTCTGAGTGAATTGGTTGAAACTAGTCAGCTTGCCTCAAGCTTAAAACGTAAGATTCACGGAACTAAGCCCAAAACGTaccaaaaaacaaattacatTCAGTATCTCACTAAAGTGTTAGCGAGTAAGTTAGTACTGATAGGACACTCTTCTGTATCGACGGAAACGCCGAAGGAAATTAATGCCGCTCGCAGCGAAAGTCTTAACTTTCTGCTGCAGAAGCAGCGGGAGATAAATGAAATCATGCGGAAATACAAGGACGCAAAGTTGCGACAGCTCGCGGAATCTCTGGCCGCCGAGACGTTGAGTCTGTCCGAGCAGGAGGACCTCGCGGGTAAGCAGATCAGCAGCTCGAATAAAAAACTACTCGAAGATAGACGTATTCGCGAGGCATGGGCTTTGGCGCAAGAGACCGTGAGCAAAGAACTCGTGCAGGCAGAAGTGTCTCATGTTATCATGCGTTATGGACAGATGTACGAACAAAGTGTTACCTCGATCACGGATATTTGCCTCAGTTTTGATAATGCAGACAATATTAAGCTAGAATCATGGGTGGATGCAGCACAAGCGCGATTACGCCAAGAAATGGAGGTTTCCATACACGAATTATCGGAGGCTTACGAAGATTGTTTGCGCACGATGAAGAAGAATAAGTCGACGACGCTCGATTCCAAGCACGAGTCCCGTCAACTGCTCACCGACTATGCCGATATAATTGCGCATAAAGCGTTAATTGATTCGAGAATTGCTCTCCTTCAGGAAACCACTCGGCAAACATCTACGACATTGTCCAGCGAGACTTTCGTATCTAGTCTTATCCGAAACGAAGAAATTCTTTCCTATTTGGCAAACGACGGATACGAAGGATACGATTTTCAAAGCAATCCAATTCTGGATACGGAGTATAGTTATCTTTACCAGCGATTGACTAAGGAGTGCGAGGATGCAATATCTGGACGAAGAGAGTCGAAAGAGCAGCTCAAGAACGTCAGCCAGTCGTTGTTTCACTTAGAAGAAAATCTAGCCGAGCTCAGCAAATGTATAAGAGATAAAACGGGTATGAAAATTGACAGTATCGTTTGGCCCAAGTCGACGAGCGGCGTTACGGATTGGTCTAGCGTATGTGAAAAATGTTTGCATTTGCGAGAACAGATAAGAAAACTGAGCGATTACATGAACAACATGTCGTGTCAAACATGCGGTCAGCTGCAGGAAACTATTCAAAAGATAACTAACGAACACAATCAAGAATTAGAGACGCTTAAGCGCAATCAAGAGAGAGATTTAATGGATATCAAGGGTGAACTGGACAATCAGCGACAATCTCTGACAACGCAATATGAGCAGGAGGCGGCCAGTTTACGTGAGAGAGCCAGGAAGCTGGAGCATCGTCTCAACGCGATGGATTCCGAGCATTCGGCTCATGTGAACGAATTGAGAGCTGCTTATCAAAGATCGATAAGTGCCGAATTAGATACCGATGCCGAAACGCGAAAGCGATACAAAGAAGAAATCAAGCAATTACGCGCGTTATGCGAAAAAGGTTTATTGGCTATGGAGAACTCGCACAGGCGCATCATCGCCGAGATGGAAGAAAAACATCGGCAGGAGTTGGAAAATCTCAGAGTGGAGAAGGAACAGGCGCTTTCCGAGGAGACACAGGCGACTTTGGCTGCGTTAGACGCCATGAGGAAAGCGCACGAACACGAAGTACAGAAAGAAATTGCTAAATTCAAGCAGGAGTTCATTAAACAAATGCAGGCACGCGAGGACATCGGCGTGCTACACAAAGAACACGA ggAAGAAATGGAGGAGATCAAGCAAGAAATTCTTTCTCTGTCTGCAAAATATTCGTCCAAGTGCGTAGAGTCAGCCGCGTTGGAGGAGAAAGTGGGCAATTTATCTAAGCAACTCGCACAAGCGCAGCAGCACATTATGCAACTAGACGCGAGGAACAAACAGCTGAGAGCACATCTGGTATTGGAAACAAACGACAGCGGTATCAACGACACAATTCAGATTCTGAGAGGTAGAGACAACGAGCTCACCGAGCCGAAGGAAGAGATGCACCGACTGCAACAACAATTCAAG AGTTGA